In Capsicum annuum cultivar UCD-10X-F1 unplaced genomic scaffold, UCD10Xv1.1 ctg43210, whole genome shotgun sequence, the sequence tatttttttgtttgtagtGAAGGATCCAGCTAAGCGGAATAGCAGAAATCGAACAGCAGGAACTATGGAAACAAAGCCCATTCAGTCAGTAACTAAAGATATCACTAGAGCTTGCTTGATAGAGAAAGTTCTTCCTGCTATTAGAGCAAAATGGCCAGCTTCTAATTCAAATAATCCTACCTTTTTACAACAAGATAATGCAAGGCCACATATTGGTAACAATGATTTGGAATTTATTGAAGCTGCTCGACAAGATGGATTTGACATTAGATTGTGTTTTCAACCATCGAACAGTCCAGATTTAAATGTTTTAAATCTTTGTTTTTTTAGAGAAATCCAAAGTTTTCAATATCAAAAGGCCCCTAAAAATGTTGATGAATTAGTGGAAGCAGTGGAAAGATCTTTTGATGAAATGAAAGCGAAACAACTCAATCATGTATTTCTTACTTTACAATCTTGTATGATTGAGGTGATGAAAGATAGTGGCAGCAATAATTACAAAGTGCCTCATTTGAACAAAAATGGActagaaagagaagaaaacctTCCTCTCCAACTTCATTGTGATATTGGAACCGTCAATAAAGATTTGGCTCTATTTCAACAATGATATGGGTTATTACTATGGTAAAGCTCTTTATTTTGAAGTTGGAATGGTGTTTTTTCAAGTAGTATGTAGAAGTACTGTACTACTTTTGTGTATAGTCGTAGTGATCATCATGTAACTTTTACAATGATGTTTTGTCAAATATGTTAGGAGTACTATTTTTGTGTACAGACATGGTGATCATAAGATATTTTTTGTACTCATGAATAACTCTACTTGCAATGATATAAGTCCCACCAACTTATATATACTTACACGTCTTTTTCTAGCTTTATTGATGTTTTATGCTTCTAtttgtttcttactttcttaTCATATAATAGAGGGCGGCGTAAATGGAAGGAAGGAGAAAAGGGAAGTGGGAGTCATACCGTCACAtttgtatgaatttttatttttaaactaggaAGTCTATTTCGAGAACAATTAATTGAATGTTAAAGAGTTTGTGCAGACCAAATATATTTGGATAGCATGAGGATGTCAATTGTTCAGGGGAACTAACTGAAAACAGTTGAAATCAATGTCGCGATTATGAGAGACCTTAGTTTATGCAAAAGGGTGTGGTATAGTTTCACTAATAAAGGTGGCACCCTCAGCTATTATGCAAAGAGCAGTAGCTACGCTCCATAAAGACAACATATTGGGAATGGTAACATTTTGTCAGGATGCTCTAAGCTAATAGTGTCTATTGCAATTCTTCTCTCATGATGAATAAGATTGGTAATCACGATCCCGAGAAGAGTCATGTTTTGGTTTCTCCGAGTGACCTTTGTCTACTGAACGATGACTCCTTTCCTTATACTTTTTCTTGTCCCGTTCAAAATCG encodes:
- the LOC124892008 gene encoding uncharacterized protein LOC124892008; this encodes MAAVARPRFNESGIELFSRKIGIFLFVVKDPAKRNSRNRTAGTMETKPIQSVTKDITRACLIEKVLPAIRAKWPASNSNNPTFLQQDNARPHIGNNDLEFIEAARQDGFDIRLCFQPSNSPDLNVLNLCFFREIQSFQYQKAPKNVDELVEAVERSFDEMKAKQLNHVFLTLQSCMIEVMKDSGSNNYKVPHLNKNGLEREENLPLQLHCDIGTVNKDLALFQQ